The Malus domestica chromosome 13, GDT2T_hap1 genome includes a window with the following:
- the LOC139191000 gene encoding uncharacterized protein, which translates to MIDEETQEIIQARHQGKKKDFEIQETDGMLMQESRMYVSNNAKLKKEILDEAHISAYVMHPVKAEKNKPFGLMQPLPIPQWKWENITMDSVYKFPRRQNGYDSIWVIVKYHGVPVNIISDRDPRFTSKFWIVFQEALGTRLLYSTLSPWRGVVRFGKKGKLSPRYMGPYMITELVGEVAYRLKLPPELSKVHDVFHVSMLQHYASDPSHVIHPQTLEINSDLTYDEEPVTLLDWKDKELRNKIVHLVKVLWRNHSVEEATWETEDRMREMTIQAYSELKKVPTKLGEVRLTCVDVGKSQFQVGWFW; encoded by the exons ATGATTGATGAGGAAActcaggaaataattcaagcaaggcatcaagggaaaaagaaagattttgagattcaagaaactgatggcatgcttatgcaagaaaGCAGAATGTATGTGTCGAACAATGcaaagttaaagaaagaaattttggatgaagcacatatttcggcatatgtGATGCATCCa gttaaagctgaaaaGAATAAGccgtttgggttgatgcagccacttcccattccacagtggaaatgggaaaatattactatggattctGTGTACAAGTTTCCTCGTAGACAGAATGGTTATGACAGCATTTGGGTG attgtgaagtaccatggtgtgccagttaatattatctcAGATCGGGATcccagatttacttccaagttctggatagtgttccaggaagctcttggtacaagattgctttatagtacg TTATCGCCTTGGAGAGGTGTTGTTAGGTTcggaaagaaaggaaagctgAGCCCTAGGTACATGGGgccatatatgatcaccgagctagttggtgaggttgcttacaggcttaagttgcctccagagttgtccaaggtacacgatgtgtttcatgtttcgatgcttcaaCACTATgcttcagatccttcacatgtgattcatCCTCAAActttggaaattaattcggacttaacttatgatgaggaaccagtgactctattggattggaaggataaagaACTGAGGAACAAGATAGTCCATTTGGTAAAAgtgttatggagaaatcattcagtggaagaagctacttgggagacagaggatcggatgagagagat gacaatccaagcttatagtgagcttaagaaggttcccacgaagctcggagagGTCCGTTTGACTTGTGTGGACGTTGGGAAATCTCAGTTCCAAGTTGGctggttttggtga